A single window of Candidatus Dormiibacterota bacterium DNA harbors:
- a CDS encoding glycosyltransferase family 4 protein produces MQGTIRVCHVITILELGGAQDNTLYTVSHMKPPFAASLVCGPGGILDEDAKRLGIKVRFIPSLVRAVRPARDLAALLALVRIFREERPDIVHTHSSKAGILGRLAARRARVPRVVHTIHGYGFHAAQPRWQYRTFLALERLAARFTDRFIAVSRANLEQGLALGLFTPEKVSLIRSGIALREFDDATRAPDGPGRRGVLRRELGLPADARLVGMVACLKPQKSPLTFVEVAARVTREVPGAVFVIAGDGEMRPAVERRAAELGLEGRLRLLGWRRDVPNVMASLDVLLHTSLWEGLPRVLPEAIASGVPIVATSADGTSDILEDGSTGIVCAPGDIEGLAGGVRRLLRDPGLGRVLAGRARAVLREFDIDEMVRDQERLYLSLHGGGPRGAGARPAATDTNNNDDGRGGASRGDPRAARTRAAATR; encoded by the coding sequence ATGCAGGGGACGATCCGGGTCTGCCACGTGATCACGATCCTCGAGCTGGGGGGCGCCCAGGACAATACCCTCTACACCGTGTCCCACATGAAGCCGCCCTTCGCGGCGTCCCTGGTGTGCGGTCCGGGGGGGATCCTGGATGAGGACGCGAAGCGCCTCGGGATCAAGGTGCGCTTCATTCCGTCGCTCGTCAGGGCCGTGCGGCCGGCGCGCGACCTTGCGGCCCTCCTGGCGCTGGTCCGGATCTTCCGCGAGGAGCGACCCGACATCGTCCACACCCATTCGTCCAAGGCGGGCATTCTCGGACGGCTGGCGGCGCGCCGGGCGCGCGTGCCGAGGGTCGTGCACACGATCCACGGGTACGGATTCCACGCGGCGCAGCCGCGATGGCAGTACCGGACGTTTCTGGCGCTCGAGCGCCTGGCGGCGCGCTTCACCGACCGCTTCATCGCCGTGTCGCGGGCCAATCTGGAGCAGGGGTTGGCGCTGGGCCTGTTCACGCCCGAGAAAGTCAGCCTGATCAGGAGCGGCATCGCGCTGCGGGAATTCGACGACGCCACGCGCGCTCCCGACGGGCCCGGGAGGCGCGGGGTCCTGCGGCGGGAGCTCGGTCTGCCGGCGGACGCGCGGCTCGTCGGCATGGTCGCGTGCCTGAAGCCGCAGAAGTCGCCGCTGACCTTCGTCGAGGTGGCGGCGCGCGTGACGCGGGAAGTGCCCGGAGCCGTCTTCGTCATCGCCGGCGACGGCGAGATGCGGCCCGCGGTCGAGAGACGCGCGGCGGAGCTCGGTCTGGAAGGACGGCTGCGACTGCTCGGCTGGCGGCGCGACGTCCCGAACGTGATGGCGTCTCTCGATGTCCTGCTGCACACCTCGCTGTGGGAGGGGCTGCCGCGCGTTCTGCCCGAAGCGATCGCCTCGGGCGTGCCGATCGTCGCGACCTCGGCGGACGGGACGTCCGACATCCTGGAGGACGGCTCGACCGGCATCGTCTGCGCCCCCGGCGACATCGAAGGGCTGGCCGGCGGAGTCCGCCGCCTCCTTCGCGACCCGGGTCTCGGACGCGTCCTGGCCGGGCGCGCCCGGGCGGTCCTGCGGGAATTCGACATCGACGAGATGGTGCGCGACCAGGAGCGCCTCTACCTGTCGCTTCACGGTGGAGGGCCGCGCGGCGCCGGAGCCCGGCCGGCTGCGACCGATACTAATAATAATGATGACGGAAGGGGGGGTGCCTCCCGGGGCGATCCCCGCGCCGCGCGCACCCGGGCGGCCGCAACTCGTTGA
- the asnB gene encoding asparagine synthase (glutamine-hydrolyzing) has protein sequence MCGIAGIAYPDQRPPDPVALRAMARALGHRGPDDEGEHLEPGIGLASRRLSIQDLSPAGHMPMASPDGRVVLSWNGEIYNHVELREEMKRRGVRFRSTGDTEVLLQLYLAHGAEFLRRLVGMFAISLWDARKRVLLLARDRLGVKPLVYRLDDGGLRFASEIGGLLAEPGFSPAPDPEAIHSVLALRFIPNPGTAFASILQVPPAHVLVYQGGRARLERYWSLPEIVDAPATRLRESQERYRSLMDEAVKIRLRSDVPTALLLSGGIDSTAIAYHVRRNHAGSFRAFTVRFSEADYDEIPRARAAAARLGLALEEITIREPVLDTLETIVGHMQTPFADPSIVPSWVLAREVSRHVKVGLVGDGGDENFGGYDRYRAHLLADRFGWLPGVVSRTPFFALLDAVSSEKNRRNYPGRIRRFLEGWELPARERNALWMANPGARRITRLYQPDFAARVAGIDATRALGMLPNDWGSVRLIDRVLRADLGRYLPDDLLFKADITSMAFGLELRSPFLDHRVVEFAAALPPGWKVRGSGGKWFLREVYRGHIPESVRRARKAGFGMPIDHWFRDGLREPAHDLLLGRGALSREYLRADSVGAVLKIHRMGQRNYDEMIWTLLVLELWLRSRRGRPAREAA, from the coding sequence ATGTGCGGCATCGCCGGCATCGCCTATCCCGACCAGAGACCCCCCGATCCGGTGGCGCTGCGGGCCATGGCCCGGGCGCTCGGGCACCGCGGCCCCGACGACGAGGGGGAGCACCTGGAGCCGGGGATCGGTCTGGCCAGCCGGAGACTGTCGATCCAGGATCTGTCTCCCGCGGGGCACATGCCGATGGCCAGTCCGGACGGCCGCGTCGTCCTGTCCTGGAACGGCGAGATCTACAATCACGTCGAGCTGCGGGAGGAGATGAAGCGGCGCGGCGTGCGTTTTCGATCGACGGGGGACACCGAGGTCCTTTTGCAGCTGTACCTGGCGCACGGGGCCGAGTTCCTGCGCCGCCTCGTCGGGATGTTCGCCATCTCCCTGTGGGACGCGAGAAAACGCGTCCTGCTCCTGGCGCGCGACCGCCTGGGGGTGAAGCCGCTGGTCTACCGTCTGGACGACGGGGGGCTGCGGTTCGCCTCCGAGATCGGGGGTCTTCTGGCGGAGCCTGGCTTTTCCCCGGCCCCCGATCCCGAGGCGATCCACAGCGTCCTCGCGCTGCGCTTCATCCCGAATCCAGGAACGGCCTTCGCCTCCATCCTGCAGGTGCCGCCGGCCCACGTCCTCGTGTACCAGGGCGGCCGGGCGCGTCTCGAGCGCTACTGGTCGCTCCCGGAGATCGTGGACGCTCCCGCGACACGTCTGCGCGAGTCCCAGGAGCGCTACCGGAGCCTGATGGACGAGGCCGTCAAGATCCGTCTGAGAAGCGACGTGCCGACGGCCCTTCTCCTCTCCGGCGGGATCGACTCGACGGCGATCGCCTATCACGTCAGGCGCAACCATGCCGGCAGCTTCCGCGCCTTCACCGTCCGTTTCAGCGAGGCGGACTACGACGAGATACCCAGGGCGCGCGCCGCCGCGGCTCGGCTCGGTCTCGCGCTGGAGGAGATCACCATCCGCGAACCGGTCCTCGATACTCTCGAGACGATCGTGGGGCACATGCAGACTCCCTTCGCCGATCCGTCGATAGTACCGTCGTGGGTCCTGGCGCGGGAGGTGTCGCGCCACGTGAAGGTCGGTCTGGTGGGGGACGGCGGCGACGAGAATTTCGGCGGGTACGATCGATACCGCGCCCATCTCCTCGCCGACCGGTTCGGCTGGCTGCCGGGAGTGGTCTCGCGGACTCCGTTCTTCGCCCTCCTCGATGCCGTGTCCTCGGAGAAGAACCGGCGCAACTATCCGGGACGGATCAGGCGGTTCCTCGAAGGATGGGAGCTGCCCGCCCGCGAGCGCAACGCCCTGTGGATGGCCAACCCCGGGGCGCGCCGGATCACCCGGCTGTACCAGCCGGACTTCGCGGCCCGGGTCGCGGGGATCGACGCGACCCGCGCCCTCGGGATGCTCCCGAACGACTGGGGCTCGGTCCGGCTCATCGACCGCGTGCTGCGCGCCGATCTCGGGCGCTACCTGCCGGACGATCTCCTGTTCAAGGCCGACATCACGTCGATGGCGTTCGGTCTCGAGCTCAGGAGCCCGTTCCTCGATCATCGGGTGGTGGAGTTCGCCGCCGCCCTGCCCCCCGGGTGGAAGGTGCGCGGTAGCGGGGGGAAGTGGTTCCTGCGGGAGGTCTACCGTGGACACATTCCCGAGAGCGTGCGCCGGGCCCGCAAGGCCGGCTTCGGGATGCCGATCGATCACTGGTTCCGCGATGGCCTCAGGGAGCCGGCGCACGACCTCCTGCTCGGGCGTGGCGCGCTGTCGCGCGAGTATCTCAGGGCCGACTCGGTCGGGGCGGTGCTGAAGATCCATCGGATGGGTCAGCGCAACTACGACGAGATGATCTGGACGCTCCTGGTCCTCGAGCTGTGGCTGCGCTCGCGGCGCGGCCGGCCGGCGCGCGAGGCCGCCTGA
- a CDS encoding MraY family glycosyltransferase, with the protein MTGWLLGCGLAFALALVISLYTTPLMRAAALRFGIVDRPDGRLKTQAQPVPYLGGLAIFLSFLLALTATRRFDSTEVLGMLLAGAIVLILGLVDDLGVLTPGIKLAGQVVAVLTLINASVYIKLGFLWPPLAIVLSFLWLLGITNAFNLIDIMDGLAAGVAAAASFILFLIAAVNGRQTYAVLLAALCGSLCGFLRYNVEPARIYMGDTGSMFVGLMLGALSMNNSYTRRNLAAAVAPVIVLGVPIFDMLFVMYVRFRRGLPVFLGSPDHFALRLRKWRLSTRQTVLLSWAATAVLGVLAIVMMLSPTDVAVLLLAAIFLGALGLGLFLRRIDMSL; encoded by the coding sequence GTGACCGGGTGGCTCCTCGGCTGCGGCCTGGCGTTCGCGCTGGCCCTGGTGATTTCCCTCTATACAACTCCCCTGATGAGGGCGGCGGCGCTGCGCTTCGGGATAGTCGACCGGCCGGACGGGCGGCTGAAGACACAGGCGCAACCGGTTCCGTACCTGGGCGGGCTGGCGATCTTCCTGTCGTTCCTCCTGGCGCTGACCGCGACCAGGCGATTCGATTCGACCGAGGTGCTCGGAATGCTCCTGGCCGGCGCCATCGTCCTGATCCTGGGGCTCGTCGACGACCTGGGTGTCCTGACGCCCGGGATCAAGCTGGCCGGGCAGGTGGTCGCGGTGCTCACGCTGATCAACGCCTCGGTGTACATCAAGCTCGGGTTCCTGTGGCCGCCCCTGGCGATCGTGCTGTCGTTCCTCTGGCTTCTCGGGATCACCAACGCCTTCAATCTCATCGACATCATGGACGGCCTGGCGGCCGGTGTCGCGGCGGCCGCGTCGTTCATCCTGTTCCTGATCGCGGCGGTCAACGGCCGCCAGACGTATGCCGTCCTGCTGGCGGCCCTGTGCGGCTCGCTGTGCGGCTTCCTTCGTTACAACGTTGAGCCGGCCCGGATCTACATGGGGGACACCGGGAGCATGTTCGTGGGGCTGATGCTGGGGGCGCTGTCGATGAACAACTCCTACACGCGCCGGAACCTCGCCGCCGCGGTCGCGCCTGTGATCGTCCTGGGCGTGCCGATCTTCGACATGCTGTTCGTCATGTACGTCCGATTCCGGCGCGGTCTCCCCGTGTTCCTGGGGAGCCCGGACCACTTCGCCCTGCGTCTCAGAAAATGGCGTCTGAGCACGCGACAGACGGTCCTGCTCTCCTGGGCCGCCACCGCGGTCCTCGGGGTCCTGGCGATCGTCATGATGCTGTCGCCGACCGATGTGGCCGTCCTCCTGCTCGCGGCGATTTTCCTCGGCGCTCTCGGCCTCGGGCTGTTTCTGCGGCGCATCGACATGTCTTTGTGA
- a CDS encoding glycosyltransferase yields the protein MIATLRRAEAGRSPTLDSPAARGDRDVRVRVLHVLATLLPGGSEISVLRLVAALDTTRYLVRVACLRGEPLLADEFRAAGVEVVRFGMRGKFDPGCLLRLRRYVARERIDIVHTHLDLADFYGALAGRLGGARGVVATKHAPDEFRTRRTWKRYPFLLLERLAYEMDDAVIVVSEGLRAFLEKVERLPRRKMVVIGHGIEATPHPATRGEARRALGLPSHGPLIGAVGRLSPEKGQGFLMQALPAILAAFPRAACVIAGEGPSRAALEEESRRLGIGDRVVFLGFRRDVPMVLAALDLFVQPSIYEGFGLSLLEAMAAGLPVVASRVGGIPEVIEDGHTGILVQPQDPAALAGAVVRLLGDTEGARRLGESAANRARERYSLSRVAQRVDDLYRDILARPR from the coding sequence GTGATCGCCACGCTGCGGAGGGCCGAAGCCGGGAGGAGCCCGACACTCGACTCCCCGGCCGCGCGGGGAGACCGCGATGTCCGTGTCCGGGTCCTGCATGTCCTGGCGACGCTCCTTCCCGGCGGCTCGGAAATTTCCGTCTTGCGGCTGGTGGCGGCCCTCGACACGACCCGATATCTCGTGCGCGTGGCCTGCCTCCGCGGAGAACCGCTCCTGGCGGACGAGTTCAGGGCGGCGGGAGTCGAGGTGGTGCGGTTCGGGATGCGTGGCAAGTTCGATCCCGGCTGCCTGCTCCGGTTGCGGCGGTACGTGGCCCGGGAGCGCATCGACATCGTGCATACCCACCTGGATCTGGCGGACTTCTACGGGGCCCTGGCCGGTCGTCTCGGCGGTGCGCGCGGTGTCGTGGCGACCAAACACGCCCCGGACGAGTTCCGGACCCGTCGCACCTGGAAGCGCTACCCCTTCCTCCTTCTCGAGCGGCTGGCGTACGAGATGGACGACGCGGTCATCGTTGTGTCCGAGGGGCTGCGTGCCTTTCTCGAGAAGGTGGAGCGCCTGCCGAGGCGCAAGATGGTCGTGATCGGCCATGGTATCGAGGCGACGCCCCACCCCGCGACGCGGGGGGAAGCGCGGCGCGCCCTGGGCCTCCCCTCGCACGGCCCGCTGATCGGCGCGGTCGGGCGACTGTCTCCCGAGAAGGGGCAGGGTTTTCTGATGCAGGCCCTGCCGGCGATTCTCGCGGCGTTCCCGCGGGCGGCCTGCGTCATCGCCGGGGAGGGACCCTCACGAGCGGCCCTCGAGGAGGAGTCGCGCCGGCTGGGAATCGGAGACCGGGTCGTTTTTCTCGGATTTCGCCGCGACGTGCCGATGGTGCTCGCGGCGCTCGACCTGTTCGTGCAGCCGTCGATCTACGAAGGGTTCGGTTTGAGCCTGCTCGAAGCCATGGCGGCGGGGCTGCCCGTCGTCGCCAGCCGGGTCGGCGGGATACCGGAAGTGATCGAGGACGGCCACACCGGCATCCTCGTACAGCCGCAGGACCCCGCGGCCCTCGCCGGGGCGGTCGTGCGGCTTCTGGGGGATACGGAGGGGGCGCGGCGGCTCGGTGAGTCCGCGGCGAACCGCGCCCGCGAGAGATATTCCCTGTCGCGGGTCGCGCAGCGCGTGGACGACCTGTACCGCGACATCCTGGCGAGGCCGCGATGA
- a CDS encoding FAD-dependent oxidoreductase translates to MSAKSYPVVILGAGLTGLSVGYHLGAPSLILEREEEVGGLARTHAEEGFTFDCTGHLLHLRDKRVAGLVDQILPGAFARHERRALIFSKGVYTAYPFQANLHGLPLEVVKECIAGFVRAEVRRAAEGEPDLETIGFREWAERTFGAGIADHFLLPYNAKLWRTDLDEIECGWVSWSIPRPTLQEILDGAFGATVRGLGYNPMFLYPRQGGISVLPEAFALRGPEVRLGRTVTSVDARAREVHLSTGEVVAYERLVSTIPLDRLLRITRGLPSDLPRIGEGLRAVKVLNISLGVDRDAVSGAHWIYFPEKEYSFYRVGFPANLSRTLAPRGCSSLYVERSLLRDEPFDPEEVIERAVDDLRRAGILWKGDRLVYRRLSVLDPAYVIYDRFRAKNLPEAHRALNEAGILSAGRFGSWEYSSMEGAIKTGMELAERLSGAVPERPPVLRTGS, encoded by the coding sequence GTGAGCGCGAAGTCGTACCCCGTCGTCATCCTGGGGGCGGGTCTGACGGGTCTTTCGGTCGGCTATCACCTCGGCGCGCCGAGCCTGATTCTCGAGCGCGAGGAGGAGGTCGGCGGCCTGGCCCGCACCCACGCCGAGGAGGGGTTCACCTTCGACTGCACCGGCCACCTCCTGCACCTGCGCGACAAGCGGGTCGCGGGACTCGTCGACCAGATCCTGCCGGGGGCCTTCGCCCGTCACGAGCGGCGGGCGCTCATCTTCTCGAAGGGTGTGTACACCGCCTACCCGTTCCAGGCGAACCTGCACGGCCTGCCGCTCGAGGTGGTGAAGGAGTGCATCGCCGGGTTCGTGCGGGCGGAGGTCCGGCGCGCCGCCGAGGGGGAGCCCGACCTCGAAACGATCGGCTTCCGCGAATGGGCCGAGCGCACGTTCGGCGCGGGGATCGCGGACCACTTCCTTCTGCCGTACAACGCCAAGCTGTGGCGCACCGATCTGGACGAGATCGAATGCGGCTGGGTGTCCTGGTCGATCCCGCGTCCGACTCTCCAGGAGATCCTGGACGGCGCCTTCGGCGCCACCGTGCGGGGGCTCGGCTACAACCCGATGTTCCTGTACCCCCGTCAGGGGGGCATCAGCGTCCTGCCCGAGGCGTTCGCCCTGCGCGGGCCGGAGGTGCGGCTGGGCCGGACGGTCACGTCGGTGGACGCGCGCGCGCGCGAGGTTCACCTCTCCACCGGCGAGGTGGTCGCATACGAAAGGCTCGTCTCGACCATTCCGCTCGACCGCCTGCTGCGCATCACACGCGGACTGCCTTCCGACCTGCCGCGCATCGGCGAGGGGTTGCGGGCCGTGAAGGTCCTGAACATCAGCCTCGGCGTCGACCGTGACGCGGTGTCCGGAGCGCACTGGATCTATTTCCCCGAGAAGGAATACTCCTTCTACCGGGTCGGCTTCCCGGCGAACCTGTCGCGGACACTGGCGCCGCGCGGCTGCTCGTCGCTCTACGTGGAACGCTCGCTCCTGCGCGACGAGCCGTTCGACCCCGAGGAGGTCATCGAGCGTGCCGTCGACGATCTGCGCCGGGCCGGCATCCTCTGGAAGGGGGATCGCCTCGTCTACAGGCGGCTGTCGGTCCTCGATCCGGCGTACGTCATCTACGATCGCTTCAGGGCGAAGAACCTGCCGGAGGCGCACCGGGCGCTGAACGAGGCCGGCATCCTCTCGGCGGGGCGGTTCGGCTCGTGGGAGTACTCCTCGATGGAAGGGGCGATCAAGACAGGGATGGAACTGGCGGAGCGTCTGTCCGGAGCCGTTCCGGAGCGCCCGCCGGTGCTGAGGACGGGCTCGTGA
- a CDS encoding ABC transporter ATP-binding protein, whose amino-acid sequence MAVLDLLDIHKSYRSHLSIRKYWILRGLSLSIGEGEVFGFIGTNGAGKTTTIKLALGLIFPDQGSVRLFGEDASRVELRRRVGFLPENPYLYDYLTGEEFLDFHARLFGLDRITRRKRVKDLLERVGLGNRGYRQLRHYSKGMLQRIGLAQALINDPDLVVLDEPMSGLDPIGRREVRDIILDLKTRGRTVFFSTHILSDTEMICDRVGLLVKGALKAVGTIDELVSRDVPYWEVALQGVVNGNLPCGRIVSRREDRVLVRVDTQGDLHRLLSILNGQGARLVSVTPARQSLEDLFIREARAASVPTARLEEGHARQS is encoded by the coding sequence ATGGCGGTCCTCGATCTCCTCGACATTCACAAGAGCTATCGATCCCACCTGTCGATCCGCAAGTACTGGATCCTCCGAGGTCTCAGCCTGTCGATCGGGGAAGGGGAGGTGTTCGGCTTCATCGGGACCAACGGGGCCGGCAAGACCACCACGATCAAACTGGCTCTGGGCCTCATTTTTCCGGACCAGGGGTCGGTCCGTCTTTTTGGCGAGGATGCCTCGAGAGTCGAGCTCAGACGACGCGTCGGATTCCTGCCCGAGAACCCGTACCTCTACGACTACCTCACGGGGGAGGAGTTCCTCGACTTCCACGCGCGCCTGTTCGGGCTCGACAGGATCACGCGTCGGAAGCGGGTCAAGGACCTCCTGGAGCGCGTCGGCCTGGGGAACCGGGGGTACCGTCAGCTGCGTCATTACTCGAAGGGGATGCTGCAGAGGATCGGCCTCGCCCAGGCGCTCATCAACGATCCCGATCTCGTCGTGCTCGACGAGCCGATGTCGGGTCTCGACCCGATCGGCCGTCGCGAGGTCCGCGACATCATCCTCGATCTGAAGACGCGCGGCCGCACGGTCTTCTTCTCCACCCACATCCTGTCGGACACCGAGATGATCTGCGACCGGGTCGGCCTCCTGGTGAAAGGGGCGCTCAAGGCTGTCGGAACGATCGACGAGCTGGTGTCGCGCGACGTGCCCTACTGGGAGGTGGCGCTGCAGGGTGTTGTGAACGGCAACCTGCCGTGCGGCCGGATCGTGTCCCGCCGCGAGGACCGCGTCCTGGTCCGGGTCGACACACAGGGGGACCTGCACCGGCTGCTGTCGATCCTCAACGGGCAGGGGGCCCGCCTTGTGTCGGTGACACCCGCGCGCCAGTCGCTCGAGGACCTGTTCATCAGGGAGGCGCGGGCCGCCTCGGTTCCCACCGCGCGGCTCGAAGAAGGCCATGCTCGCCAGAGTTAA
- a CDS encoding glycosyltransferase — MSATLPLQAPQAPGPGVAAAARPAPAHHAGRPRVLILTVGFTVGGAEQLILTTAPRLQRDGFEVTVACLKGWGILGDELDARGVRAMALGAKGVWDLRVFGRLLSILRRERIQILRSHLYWANLVARVVGRLASVPVIVTAHHDTFSWMRWHQRLAERLTAPMSDAITTCSESVRREAIETFGLRSGLVRTLRNAIELPDSIPEQAVRERVRRELGASADDLLIGTLGRLIEPKKGLAVFLKAARLLSRELPRVRFAIVGEGPARPSLEALAAREGVSHCTVFPGLRRDVPEIMRAFDLLVQPSLWEGFGLTLAEAMAVGTPVVASRVGGVPEAVVDGVTGLLVPPGDAQALASACASILGDRVRAAQMGRAGIDRARAEFGIERLVREIEDLYRELLDRDRAGHDSGTAAGRRGAL; from the coding sequence ATGAGCGCGACGCTTCCCCTGCAAGCGCCGCAGGCCCCCGGTCCCGGGGTGGCGGCCGCCGCGCGCCCGGCGCCGGCCCACCACGCCGGCCGGCCGCGCGTGCTGATCCTGACGGTGGGGTTCACGGTCGGCGGAGCGGAGCAGCTGATCCTGACCACGGCGCCGCGCCTTCAGCGCGACGGCTTCGAGGTGACCGTCGCCTGCCTGAAGGGATGGGGAATCCTCGGCGACGAGCTAGACGCGCGCGGCGTGCGGGCGATGGCGCTCGGCGCGAAGGGAGTCTGGGACCTGCGGGTCTTCGGGCGGCTGCTTTCGATCCTGAGGCGCGAGCGGATCCAGATTCTCCGGAGCCATCTGTACTGGGCCAATCTCGTGGCGCGCGTCGTCGGACGTCTCGCCTCGGTCCCGGTGATCGTCACGGCGCACCACGACACGTTTTCCTGGATGCGCTGGCACCAGCGCCTCGCCGAGCGTCTGACGGCTCCGATGTCGGATGCGATCACGACCTGCTCCGAGTCGGTGCGGCGCGAGGCGATCGAGACGTTCGGACTGAGGTCCGGCCTGGTGCGCACGCTCCGCAACGCCATCGAGCTGCCGGACTCCATTCCCGAGCAGGCCGTCCGCGAGCGTGTGCGCCGGGAGCTGGGGGCCTCCGCCGACGATCTCCTGATCGGCACGCTCGGAAGGCTCATCGAGCCCAAGAAGGGGCTGGCCGTCTTCCTCAAGGCGGCACGCCTGCTGTCGCGCGAGCTGCCGCGCGTCCGTTTCGCGATCGTCGGCGAGGGACCGGCGCGCCCCTCCCTCGAGGCGCTCGCCGCGCGCGAAGGGGTGAGTCACTGCACCGTGTTCCCCGGGTTGCGCCGGGACGTCCCCGAGATCATGCGCGCCTTCGACCTGCTGGTGCAGCCGTCCCTGTGGGAGGGGTTCGGGCTGACGCTGGCGGAGGCGATGGCGGTGGGCACGCCGGTCGTCGCCAGCCGGGTGGGCGGCGTCCCCGAGGCGGTCGTGGACGGCGTGACCGGTCTTCTGGTGCCGCCCGGTGATGCGCAGGCGCTGGCATCCGCATGTGCCTCGATTCTCGGGGATCGCGTACGCGCCGCGCAGATGGGGCGGGCCGGAATCGACAGGGCCCGCGCCGAGTTCGGAATCGAGAGACTGGTGCGGGAGATCGAAGACCTGTACCGGGAGCTCCTGGACCGGGACCGGGCCGGTCACGACAGCGGCACGGCCGCGGGACGGCGGGGTGCCCTGTGA
- a CDS encoding tetratricopeptide repeat protein, which yields MAASFVQRRRRQIMALGALACLLAAIFVQGRIEGLKPGATAHPLLYLPSGKYLKVAALGFDGLLADLLYLWSIQFYGSYDIKDRYTYLERIYDQVITELDPHYLDPYLVGALIMTAEARNPEMALRLLDKAVNANPDQWLPAFEAGFLCYNDLHDYTRAASYFEKALRVPGVHPLVRRFYAEMYNRAGDKRTSLKEWLEIYQTSDDPYAHGIAWNHVHDLKVDVDIADLTSAVGRFRDREKRPPRHLQEILTAGLLPALPRDPEDRDYLYDPQTGAVRYGGGLVLGR from the coding sequence ATGGCCGCCTCGTTCGTCCAGCGCCGGAGGCGGCAGATCATGGCCCTGGGTGCGCTCGCCTGCCTGCTCGCCGCGATCTTCGTGCAGGGGCGCATCGAAGGACTGAAGCCCGGCGCGACCGCCCACCCTCTCCTGTACCTCCCGTCGGGGAAATACCTCAAGGTCGCGGCGCTCGGCTTCGACGGACTCCTCGCCGATCTGCTCTACCTCTGGTCGATCCAGTTCTACGGCAGTTACGACATCAAGGACCGCTATACCTACCTGGAGCGGATCTACGACCAGGTGATCACCGAGCTCGACCCGCATTACCTCGATCCGTACCTGGTCGGGGCGCTCATCATGACGGCCGAGGCGCGCAACCCGGAGATGGCGCTCCGGCTTCTCGACAAGGCGGTCAACGCCAACCCCGACCAGTGGCTGCCTGCTTTCGAGGCCGGTTTCCTGTGCTACAACGACCTGCATGACTACACGCGGGCCGCGTCCTACTTCGAGAAAGCGCTCCGCGTCCCCGGCGTTCACCCTCTGGTGCGTCGCTTCTACGCCGAGATGTACAACCGCGCCGGCGACAAGCGGACGTCCCTCAAGGAATGGCTCGAGATCTATCAGACGTCCGACGACCCCTACGCGCACGGCATCGCCTGGAACCATGTCCACGACCTGAAGGTCGACGTGGATATCGCCGACCTGACCTCGGCCGTGGGCCGCTTCCGCGACCGCGAGAAGCGCCCGCCGCGCCACCTTCAGGAGATCCTGACGGCCGGTCTTCTGCCGGCGCTGCCGCGCGACCCCGAGGACCGCGATTACCTGTACGATCCGCAGACGGGGGCGGTCCGCTACGGCGGCGGCCTGGTCCTGGGAAGGTAG
- a CDS encoding ABC transporter permease, whose amino-acid sequence MLARVNAIALNTFREAIRHRILYLLLVFAVVLISFAQILSLLTVGSEEKIIKDFGLATIDVFGVLTAVFIGIGLVSREIERRTVYTLLAKPIHRFEFVLGKYAGLALTLLVNTCVMTAWFFLVLLIKGMFDPRLGIAVLLLFFQFLLITALAVLFSCVSTPILASVMTLALYVVGHLLWSLDLLAKRLQTETGRILCRVLYYLLPNLGNFDIKGEIVHGLAIAPGRIAWATIYLLVYGCAILWTACAVFERKELQ is encoded by the coding sequence ATGCTCGCCAGAGTTAACGCGATAGCACTCAACACGTTCCGCGAGGCCATCCGGCATCGAATCCTGTACCTTCTCCTGGTGTTCGCGGTGGTCCTGATCTCCTTCGCCCAGATCCTGTCGCTCCTGACCGTCGGGAGCGAGGAGAAGATCATCAAGGACTTCGGCCTCGCCACAATCGACGTCTTCGGCGTCCTGACGGCGGTGTTCATCGGCATCGGCCTGGTGAGCCGTGAGATCGAGAGGCGGACGGTGTACACCCTCCTGGCCAAGCCGATCCACCGTTTCGAGTTCGTGCTGGGAAAGTACGCCGGTCTGGCGCTGACGCTCCTGGTGAACACCTGTGTCATGACCGCCTGGTTTTTCCTGGTCCTGCTCATCAAGGGGATGTTCGACCCCCGCCTCGGGATCGCCGTCCTTCTCCTGTTCTTCCAGTTCCTGTTGATCACCGCGCTGGCCGTCCTGTTCTCGTGCGTGTCCACCCCGATCCTCGCGAGCGTCATGACCCTGGCGCTCTACGTGGTCGGCCACCTGCTGTGGAGCCTCGACCTTCTGGCGAAGCGTCTCCAGACCGAGACCGGCAGGATCCTGTGCCGGGTCCTGTACTACCTCCTCCCGAACCTCGGGAACTTCGACATCAAGGGGGAGATCGTGCACGGCCTGGCGATCGCTCCGGGCCGCATCGCCTGGGCCACGATCTATCTTCTGGTCTATGGTTGCGCGATCCTGTGGACCGCGTGCGCCGTCTTCGAGCGCAAGGAGCTGCAGTAG